One segment of Paenibacillus sp. FSL R7-0337 DNA contains the following:
- a CDS encoding DUF3999 family protein codes for MRLLSKTGRRARAAVLLAVLGGLVLGSGTFPAHSAAAASGGAEKTDGGQWKLSREISVPESAPYYELYLDEAVYRSAAEDLRDLRIQDSTGASVPYYMESGAETVEEHSAVYASELIHRAVKGTDTLLDYQIKPLAEDVDIQGNRLVFELPAESFLKHVEVWGGYDGQAWEQLGTGDLYATSGLSADSITLERSYKFGYYRLVVKNNPEGLEFPGLTLVDSSREWSTAAFMRRKTPQTEIKQVENRTEIMISNTDRLKIGKVMLGSTGNFLRRYELYDSAGIKIPVTGSGELYRLDFKDARISRTEIQPEAPASSNSLRVVIYNLDDAPISITDIKIEYLVDRLVFAGGEKMPYSLLYGNALATAPQYDIINFKDRIGGEKLVQVALGAETLVPVTAADLPGTSWWLQGRWGFNAIIIAVSLLLILIVARKLGQAK; via the coding sequence ATGCGCTTGCTGAGCAAGACAGGCCGGAGAGCTAGGGCGGCTGTGCTGCTCGCTGTATTGGGCGGACTCGTGCTGGGTTCCGGCACCTTCCCGGCGCACAGTGCGGCAGCGGCATCCGGCGGAGCGGAGAAGACGGACGGCGGGCAATGGAAGCTCTCTCGCGAAATCTCCGTCCCGGAGTCGGCTCCGTACTATGAATTGTATCTGGATGAAGCGGTGTACCGCTCGGCGGCAGAGGACTTGCGTGATCTGCGTATACAGGACAGCACCGGCGCTTCAGTTCCCTATTATATGGAGAGCGGAGCGGAGACGGTGGAGGAGCATAGCGCGGTCTATGCCTCAGAATTGATTCACAGGGCAGTGAAAGGAACGGATACCCTGCTGGATTATCAGATTAAGCCGCTTGCCGAGGATGTCGATATTCAGGGGAACCGCCTGGTGTTCGAGTTGCCCGCAGAATCCTTCCTGAAGCATGTGGAGGTATGGGGAGGCTATGACGGGCAGGCCTGGGAGCAGCTCGGCACAGGGGATCTGTATGCCACAAGCGGGTTAAGTGCGGACAGCATTACGCTGGAGCGCAGCTACAAGTTCGGCTATTACCGGCTTGTAGTGAAGAACAACCCGGAAGGGCTGGAGTTCCCCGGCCTGACCCTGGTAGACAGCAGCCGTGAGTGGAGTACGGCTGCATTCATGCGGCGGAAGACGCCGCAGACAGAGATTAAGCAGGTGGAGAACCGTACCGAGATCATGATAAGCAACACGGACCGGCTGAAGATTGGGAAGGTGATGCTCGGCAGCACCGGGAATTTCCTGCGGCGCTATGAGCTGTATGACAGTGCCGGGATTAAGATACCGGTCACCGGAAGCGGAGAGCTGTACCGGCTGGACTTCAAGGATGCCCGGATCTCCCGGACGGAGATTCAGCCGGAGGCCCCAGCCTCATCTAATAGCCTGCGTGTGGTTATCTACAATCTGGATGATGCCCCCATCTCCATCACAGATATTAAGATCGAATATCTGGTAGACCGGCTTGTATTCGCGGGCGGGGAGAAGATGCCGTATTCCTTGCTCTATGGCAATGCGCTGGCAACCGCTCCGCAGTATGATATTATTAATTTCAAAGACCGGATCGGCGGGGAGAAGCTTGTGCAGGTTGCGCTGGGTGCAGAGACCCTGGTACCGGTAACGGCAGCAGATCTGCCCGGCACAAGCTGGTGGCTTCAGGGCCGCTGGGGCTTCAATGCCATTATTATTGCGGTCTCGCTGCTGCTTATTCTCATCGTTGCCCGCAAGCTGGGCCAGGCGAAATAG
- a CDS encoding cold-shock protein, with protein sequence MQTGTVKWFNADKGFGFIEVEGGSDVFVHFSAITGDGFKSLDEGQRVEFNVTQGARGPQAENVVKL encoded by the coding sequence ATGCAAACAGGTACAGTAAAATGGTTCAACGCAGACAAAGGTTTCGGTTTTATCGAGGTTGAAGGCGGAAGCGACGTATTCGTACACTTCTCCGCAATCACTGGCGACGGCTTCAAATCTTTGGACGAAGGCCAACGCGTTGAGTTCAACGTAACTCAAGGCGCTCGTGGACCACAGGCTGAAAACGTTGTAAAACTGTAA
- a CDS encoding polysaccharide deacetylase family protein: MKLNLHKPQKRYILILLLLVVLLPVPFRHKATTKLNITGLDGVKITTDAYALTADHKLMVDKDLAERILHARIGWEKEAPLPKGVYYKDHVAVLMYHHLTETPLMLYPGVLPAAQFDEQMQLLKQEGFHVITMKQYREFMLDRAPVPDNAVLLTFDDGYESFYKLAFPILQKYGYTAVNFIIVSDVDNTNKHQVPKLTWEQMREMKRAGMGFYNHTYNLHYYAVVDAEGGTRPAASSLLYIHDENRNELNEEYYRRVTGDLAHAERRLKEELGNTDSAIAFPYGSYNEKLLEICDSLGIHLKFNIGLGLGSRTTLNAPRINEGNRTLTPELSIQQLKQFEPPMILTVNGRRVLLTGTPPELRNGKVMIPLDALCSELGVAIHYDRSSTVLKLTRLSQNKPG, encoded by the coding sequence TTGAAACTCAACCTGCACAAACCGCAAAAACGTTATATCCTCATCCTGTTGCTGCTGGTGGTCCTCCTGCCTGTGCCGTTTAGACATAAGGCGACGACCAAGCTGAACATTACCGGGCTGGATGGAGTCAAAATCACGACAGATGCCTACGCGCTGACAGCGGATCACAAGCTGATGGTGGATAAAGACCTCGCTGAACGGATTCTGCATGCGCGTATCGGCTGGGAGAAGGAGGCTCCGCTCCCCAAGGGTGTGTACTACAAGGATCATGTGGCGGTACTCATGTATCACCATCTGACGGAAACCCCGTTAATGCTCTATCCCGGCGTATTACCCGCCGCACAGTTCGATGAGCAGATGCAGCTGCTGAAGCAGGAGGGCTTCCATGTCATTACGATGAAGCAGTACCGGGAATTCATGCTGGACCGCGCGCCGGTTCCCGATAATGCGGTTCTATTGACGTTCGATGACGGCTATGAGAGCTTTTATAAGCTGGCGTTTCCCATTCTGCAAAAGTACGGCTACACTGCAGTGAACTTCATCATTGTCTCCGATGTGGACAACACTAATAAGCATCAGGTGCCCAAGCTGACCTGGGAGCAGATGCGGGAGATGAAGCGCGCCGGAATGGGCTTTTATAATCATACGTATAATCTGCATTATTATGCAGTGGTCGATGCAGAGGGCGGCACCCGCCCGGCGGCGAGCTCCCTGCTGTACATTCATGACGAGAACCGGAATGAACTGAATGAAGAATACTACAGAAGAGTAACCGGGGACCTCGCTCATGCAGAGCGCAGGCTGAAAGAAGAATTGGGCAATACGGATTCGGCTATCGCTTTCCCTTACGGTTCCTATAACGAAAAGCTGCTGGAAATCTGCGATTCACTCGGCATCCATCTGAAATTCAATATCGGGCTGGGCCTCGGCTCCAGAACTACGCTGAATGCTCCACGGATCAATGAAGGGAACCGGACACTCACGCCAGAGCTGTCCATCCAGCAGCTGAAGCAATTCGAGCCGCCGATGATTCTGACCGTGAACGGGAGGAGGGTTCTCCTTACCGGAACTCCGCCGGAGCTGCGGAACGGGAAAGTCATGATTCCGCTAGATGCACTATGCTCCGAGCTAGGCGTAGCGATCCATTACGACCGCAGCAGCACGGTCCTGAAGCTGACGCGTCTCAGCCAGAACAAGCCCGGGTGA
- a CDS encoding cold-shock protein, producing the protein MYFRKKAMVDLPQEETAIWSCTKEECTGWIRDNFAFQHVPTCWQCNSPMTRSMKMLPTLVNKNLDAKAIKKSVTIR; encoded by the coding sequence ATGTATTTTCGTAAAAAAGCGATGGTAGATCTTCCACAGGAAGAGACAGCCATCTGGTCCTGCACCAAGGAAGAATGCACCGGATGGATACGCGACAACTTTGCGTTCCAACATGTGCCGACCTGCTGGCAATGTAATTCACCCATGACCCGGAGCATGAAGATGCTGCCTACGCTCGTTAATAAGAATTTGGACGCGAAGGCCATTAAGAAGAGCGTTACTATTCGTTAG
- a CDS encoding MBL fold metallo-hydrolase, translated as MTLIIIGSILLAVVAAAYLLMTVYPAFGRRAGTQEKARNLRSAHYSKGKFAYPQTADLSGEKAGGSGLSILRDFIKGNPHSRPAEPLQPQPLSPSSIGQGRDTRVTWFGHSAVLLEMDGLNLFLDPMLGHAPSPFPFIGGRRYSKQLPLEAALLPQLDAVVLSHDHYDHLDYGTIRQLKDKVGLFIVPLGVGAHLRRWGVAAEKIREQDWGDTLSYAGITFTCAPARHFSGRSLLDRNTTLWCSWIIQGEKTKVFFSGDSGYGPHFAEIGRTYGPFDLTLMECGQYDPRWADIHMLPEQTVEAHIDVQGGLLIPIHWGAFTLSMHDWTDPAERISAAAALRGVRLATPRIGETVTAGAAGYPVLPWWR; from the coding sequence ATGACCCTGATTATTATTGGTTCCATTCTGCTTGCAGTTGTTGCCGCTGCGTATCTTCTCATGACCGTCTATCCGGCGTTCGGGCGGAGGGCCGGGACGCAGGAGAAGGCCCGTAACCTCCGTTCCGCCCATTACAGCAAGGGCAAATTTGCTTATCCGCAGACTGCAGACCTGAGCGGTGAGAAGGCCGGAGGCAGCGGACTCTCCATTCTGAGAGACTTCATTAAGGGCAACCCTCACTCCAGACCCGCTGAGCCTCTTCAGCCGCAGCCGCTGTCGCCGTCCTCTATTGGACAGGGCCGCGACACCCGGGTTACCTGGTTCGGGCATTCAGCGGTGCTGCTGGAGATGGATGGCCTGAACCTGTTCCTCGACCCTATGCTGGGCCATGCACCGTCACCGTTTCCGTTCATTGGCGGCCGCCGCTACAGCAAGCAGCTTCCGCTGGAGGCTGCCCTTCTGCCGCAGCTGGATGCGGTGGTGCTCTCCCATGATCATTATGATCATCTGGACTATGGGACCATCCGCCAGTTGAAGGATAAAGTGGGACTGTTCATTGTACCACTGGGCGTCGGCGCCCATCTGCGCCGCTGGGGGGTGGCCGCAGAGAAGATCCGTGAGCAGGACTGGGGCGATACGCTCAGCTACGCAGGGATTACCTTCACCTGCGCCCCGGCACGACATTTCTCGGGCCGGAGTTTGCTGGACCGCAACACTACACTGTGGTGCTCCTGGATTATTCAAGGGGAGAAGACCAAGGTCTTCTTCAGCGGAGACAGCGGGTATGGCCCGCATTTTGCCGAGATCGGACGTACGTATGGTCCCTTCGATCTCACGCTGATGGAATGCGGCCAATACGATCCGCGCTGGGCAGATATCCATATGCTGCCGGAACAGACTGTCGAGGCGCACATCGATGTGCAGGGAGGTCTGCTGATCCCCATCCATTGGGGCGCATTCACCCTGTCGATGCATGACTGGACCGATCCGGCAGAACGGATCTCGGCTGCTGCGGCGCTGAGAGGGGTACGGTTGGCCACGCCGAGAATCGGGGAGACTGTAACCGCAGGGGCCGCCGGATATCCGGTTCTTCCCTGGTGGAGATGA
- a CDS encoding type B 50S ribosomal protein L31 encodes MKQGIHPKFNQVIFFDASVGYKFLSSSTKSSGETMEWEDGNTYPVIRVDSSSASHPFYTGKQRDTETGGRVDKFKQRLAQKK; translated from the coding sequence ATGAAACAAGGCATACACCCTAAGTTCAACCAGGTTATTTTCTTCGATGCTAGCGTAGGCTACAAATTCCTGAGCTCATCCACCAAATCATCCGGTGAAACAATGGAATGGGAAGACGGCAACACTTACCCAGTGATCCGTGTAGACTCCAGCTCTGCATCCCACCCGTTCTACACAGGTAAACAAAGAGATACCGAAACTGGCGGCCGCGTTGACAAGTTCAAACAACGTCTCGCTCAGAAGAAATAA
- a CDS encoding diguanylate cyclase translates to MPWMQGYPFYLVMGSVLSLYMGIGSYRHRHTPGRCYLWILMLLVSMIFAATAGEILPGSFAAKLWWKNVQQGPLFLSAIFTYAVIKEYVSRSSEGLSKRLIYFCIPAVLDVLLIFTDSYHHLMRSEVGLATVAGVTGIVVKPTVLSMILIAYDQLFGLYAVYLLAISLLNGPKYYFRHNALLLFSLLVPVLSVFLLPLLQITITGFTAFTYLPPIVAAYLTLFRDPRLSLYPLAKNKIFENMKDGIVLTDRYDYIMDVNEAADAMLSELLEEKPATWMGTSIQPLLRQHGQLSVCYAERREGQFEIEPPGRSGSCYGVALIATEQVRGKGAGMLLVFSDLSEKKRYERELLHQATVDDLTGLYNRRHFMRLVQNYSAQIGAGMALLLFDIDDFKLINDTYGHMAGDQALVDLSGKIMQVYHNKGIAGRVGGEEFAVCFSAGSEAAALKEAESFRTAMGEHIVELDGGHHIQLTVSIGIAFTDQADVTFEDLYREADEALYLSKATGKNRVTLGREPLVRQAAKG, encoded by the coding sequence ATGCCGTGGATGCAGGGTTATCCGTTTTACTTGGTAATGGGCAGCGTTCTAAGTCTCTACATGGGCATCGGTTCTTACAGGCACCGCCATACACCAGGAAGATGCTATTTATGGATATTGATGCTGCTGGTCAGCATGATCTTCGCAGCTACGGCCGGAGAGATTCTACCCGGTTCCTTCGCGGCGAAGCTATGGTGGAAGAATGTGCAGCAGGGCCCGCTTTTTTTGAGTGCGATCTTCACCTATGCGGTTATTAAAGAGTATGTATCCCGTTCCTCTGAGGGTTTGTCCAAGAGGCTTATTTACTTTTGTATCCCGGCGGTGCTTGATGTGCTGCTGATCTTCACTGACTCCTACCATCATCTGATGCGTAGCGAGGTCGGACTGGCTACGGTGGCTGGTGTTACCGGAATCGTAGTGAAGCCCACGGTGCTCAGTATGATCCTCATCGCGTACGATCAGTTATTCGGACTGTATGCTGTGTATTTGCTGGCCATCTCTCTCCTGAATGGGCCTAAGTATTATTTCCGCCATAATGCGTTGCTGTTATTCAGTCTGCTGGTGCCAGTCCTGTCGGTGTTCCTGCTTCCGCTGCTGCAGATTACGATTACAGGTTTCACAGCCTTCACCTACTTGCCGCCAATCGTGGCCGCTTACCTCACCTTGTTCCGCGATCCCAGATTGTCCTTATATCCGCTGGCTAAGAATAAAATCTTCGAGAATATGAAGGACGGCATCGTCTTGACGGACCGCTACGATTACATCATGGATGTGAATGAGGCGGCAGATGCTATGCTCTCCGAGCTGCTGGAGGAGAAGCCGGCGACCTGGATGGGCACTAGCATTCAGCCGCTGCTCAGGCAGCACGGACAGTTGTCGGTCTGCTATGCCGAGCGGCGGGAGGGGCAGTTTGAAATCGAGCCTCCCGGCCGGAGCGGGTCCTGTTATGGAGTGGCGCTCATTGCTACGGAGCAGGTCCGGGGGAAGGGGGCGGGGATGCTGCTGGTCTTCAGTGATCTTAGCGAGAAGAAGAGGTATGAGCGGGAGCTGCTGCATCAGGCCACGGTGGACGATCTGACCGGGCTGTACAACCGCAGGCATTTCATGAGGCTGGTACAGAATTACTCTGCGCAGATCGGCGCGGGTATGGCCTTGCTGCTGTTCGACATCGATGATTTCAAATTAATTAATGATACATACGGACACATGGCCGGTGATCAGGCGCTGGTGGATTTATCTGGCAAGATTATGCAGGTATATCATAACAAAGGGATTGCCGGGCGCGTAGGCGGCGAAGAGTTCGCCGTCTGCTTCTCCGCCGGCAGCGAAGCTGCGGCCTTGAAGGAGGCAGAGAGCTTCCGCACCGCTATGGGCGAGCACATCGTTGAGCTGGACGGGGGACATCACATCCAGCTTACGGTGAGCATCGGCATTGCTTTTACGGATCAAGCGGATGTGACCTTCGAGGATCTGTACCGCGAGGCGGACGAGGCCCTCTATCTGTCCAAGGCTACCGGGAAGAACCGGGTAACCTTAGGCCGCGAACCGCTGGTGCGTCAGGCGGCTAAGGGGTAG
- a CDS encoding DUF2339 domain-containing protein, whose translation MEDFRDRMRAVQQQQDGLLKEYQSLIEEYESSDLVRENEVLRRENGANRQSLAELKAQAARLERDNSELRTALAEQILDEKLGILRVSRQKLQTYFASRDHAYLDRLTSFEQDAKRRIEQMYSIGTRELGQEKTQITYILDEVQAKLNESILLRRQWQREAESSLRGTIDSGLDDLTAEGVDEETLLRRRKQNRIEMKIGLNWINRLGILLLILAVGAGFRYTYSTWFNDYMKGSAFFLLGAVLLAGGEWLFRKGRGAFALGLIGGGVSVLYGSIFYSYFLLEIIGLWAGIGLSVLVTLSAVLLSLRYESRTICSMGLVGGYLPLFSYMGAFGLEGSAVYPAMGYLFVLNLLILLISLRKRWVVVNYISFLFNAPSILVLIYLADSYTVGILCVVLTFAMYLGITLWYPFRFKTKLNWLDFGLLGCNTLVSCITLYLLFLNAGLDEFKGALALAFCLMYLGLGVLLEKQMPQERESRLLFYVTSLTFAILMIPFQLGAAWWSIGWLVEGVALTVYGHLYRFKMAERAGWGILSLCLLTFFGFDVLLQLSDYNAVIYYTNSYFDLKYTFITAGMVIVALLYAIRYSNQETLLRSTPAEVQATVWFKYAAIVNFYGYAVYEALRLYDWMVPEDMAHNAFYKLLLAGLLTSGLAYALPKVNVLYDKVVGIMVLVLHGIAYAVCIGITLGLPSLPEGWSGSTAADVAALGLLILFNVFVWFSSARLLRTTLLRDYKNIELYPVAMGIYLLVMVTAFLGVQMQVRDGGLAFSLLYLLLAVLFIMYGFWKRYLYIRRFGLALSLLATGKLLLYDLTLLNTGSKIIAYFSFGLCLLGISYLYQRITVRMEEAYALAEQDRPES comes from the coding sequence ATGGAGGATTTCAGAGATCGGATGAGGGCTGTGCAGCAGCAGCAGGACGGGCTTTTGAAGGAATACCAGTCTTTAATTGAAGAATACGAGAGCAGTGATCTCGTCCGCGAGAACGAAGTGTTAAGACGGGAAAATGGGGCAAACAGGCAGAGCCTGGCGGAGCTGAAGGCTCAGGCTGCGAGGCTTGAGCGCGACAACTCAGAGCTGCGGACTGCGTTGGCGGAGCAGATTCTGGATGAGAAGCTGGGTATTCTCCGGGTATCGCGGCAGAAGCTGCAGACTTATTTTGCCTCACGGGATCATGCGTACCTCGACCGGCTGACGTCCTTCGAGCAGGACGCGAAGCGGCGAATAGAGCAGATGTACAGTATCGGGACCCGCGAGCTGGGCCAGGAGAAGACCCAGATCACTTATATTCTGGATGAGGTGCAGGCGAAGCTGAATGAGAGTATTCTGCTGCGCAGACAATGGCAACGGGAGGCAGAAAGTTCGCTCAGAGGGACGATAGACAGCGGTCTGGATGATTTGACCGCCGAAGGGGTTGACGAGGAGACCCTGCTGCGCCGCCGCAAGCAGAACCGGATCGAAATGAAGATCGGCCTGAACTGGATCAACCGCCTGGGGATTCTGCTGCTGATCCTGGCAGTGGGCGCCGGGTTCAGATACACCTACTCCACCTGGTTCAATGATTATATGAAGGGCAGCGCTTTCTTCCTGCTGGGCGCAGTCCTGCTGGCGGGCGGGGAGTGGCTGTTCCGCAAGGGGCGGGGAGCCTTCGCTCTGGGGCTGATTGGCGGCGGGGTATCGGTGCTGTACGGCTCGATATTTTACAGTTATTTTCTGCTGGAGATTATCGGGTTATGGGCCGGGATCGGCCTGTCGGTGCTGGTCACGCTGTCCGCTGTGCTGCTGTCGCTGCGCTATGAGTCACGGACGATCTGTTCCATGGGGCTTGTGGGGGGCTATCTGCCGCTCTTCTCTTATATGGGAGCCTTCGGGCTGGAGGGCAGCGCAGTGTATCCGGCGATGGGTTATCTGTTCGTGCTGAACCTGCTGATTCTGCTGATCTCTCTGCGCAAGCGCTGGGTGGTCGTCAATTACATCAGCTTCCTGTTCAATGCACCGTCTATCCTGGTGCTGATTTATCTGGCAGACAGCTACACTGTGGGCATTCTCTGCGTTGTGTTGACCTTCGCCATGTATCTGGGGATTACACTGTGGTATCCGTTCAGGTTCAAGACGAAGCTTAACTGGCTGGACTTCGGCCTGCTGGGCTGTAACACGCTCGTTAGCTGCATAACGCTGTATCTTCTGTTCCTGAATGCCGGGCTGGATGAATTCAAAGGCGCGCTGGCGCTAGCCTTCTGCCTCATGTATCTGGGGCTTGGCGTGCTGCTGGAGAAGCAGATGCCGCAGGAACGCGAGAGCCGTCTGCTCTTCTATGTTACCTCACTGACCTTCGCCATCCTGATGATTCCGTTCCAGCTGGGAGCGGCCTGGTGGTCGATCGGCTGGCTGGTGGAAGGCGTGGCGCTTACGGTCTACGGACATCTGTACCGCTTCAAAATGGCAGAACGCGCAGGCTGGGGCATCCTTTCCCTCTGTCTGCTGACCTTCTTCGGATTCGACGTTCTGCTGCAGCTCTCGGATTATAATGCGGTAATCTACTACACGAACTCCTATTTCGATCTGAAATATACATTTATTACGGCGGGAATGGTGATTGTAGCCTTATTGTATGCCATCCGTTATTCGAATCAGGAGACGCTGCTCCGCAGTACGCCTGCGGAGGTGCAGGCTACCGTATGGTTCAAATATGCGGCTATCGTCAATTTCTACGGGTATGCAGTGTATGAAGCATTGCGCCTGTACGACTGGATGGTGCCGGAGGATATGGCGCACAATGCCTTTTACAAGCTGCTGCTGGCGGGTCTGCTTACCTCTGGACTGGCTTATGCGCTTCCGAAGGTGAATGTTCTGTATGACAAGGTGGTCGGCATTATGGTATTGGTGCTGCACGGGATTGCCTATGCGGTCTGTATCGGCATTACGCTGGGTCTGCCCAGTCTTCCGGAAGGGTGGTCCGGCAGCACTGCTGCCGATGTAGCGGCGCTGGGTCTGCTTATTCTGTTCAATGTATTCGTATGGTTCAGCAGTGCAAGGCTGCTGCGGACAACGCTGCTGCGCGATTATAAGAATATAGAGCTGTATCCGGTAGCTATGGGTATCTATCTGCTGGTGATGGTTACGGCGTTCCTGGGAGTGCAGATGCAGGTACGTGACGGCGGGCTGGCCTTCAGTCTGCTCTATCTGCTGCTGGCTGTGCTGTTCATTATGTACGGCTTCTGGAAAAGATATCTGTATATCCGCCGCTTCGGACTGGCGCTGTCCCTGCTGGCAACCGGCAAGCTGTTGCTCTATGACTTGACTCTGCTGAATACCGGCAGCAAGATCATCGCTTATTTCAGCTTCGGACTCTGCCTGCTGGGGATATCCTACCTCTATCAGCGGATAACAGTCAGAATGGAGGAAGCTTATGCGCTTGCTGAGCAAGACAGGCCGGAGAGCTAG